From one Variovorax sp. PBL-H6 genomic stretch:
- a CDS encoding Bug family tripartite tricarboxylate transporter substrate binding protein — MKTISLERTVARVSGIACLVVAGVAIAQTTPSDKPLRMLVPLAAGSTVDAVARALAPGFGRVTGHPVVVENLVGAGGIPGTAQIVKAPKDGLTLGMVSSNHVINPGIYKTVPYDTLKDITPIAVLATVPLVLVVNAALPVKTVKELLDYAKSHPGSLNYGSAGNGSTLHLAGELLVSETAIDMKHVPYRGTGPLITDLIGGQVQLAFVSVSQVTPQVKAGALRALAVSTTSRSAALPEVPTLAEAGVPKYSFDAWIALVGPSGLPKAIVDADAAAMRTALASPEAQNAITGQGLMQLDIGPDAAPAFFQSELVKHQKLVKQSGAKLD, encoded by the coding sequence ATGAAAACAATTTCCTTGGAACGCACTGTCGCCAGGGTGAGTGGCATCGCGTGCCTGGTCGTGGCCGGTGTCGCGATCGCGCAGACAACGCCTTCCGACAAGCCACTGCGCATGCTGGTGCCACTGGCCGCGGGGTCGACGGTCGATGCGGTAGCGCGCGCGCTCGCGCCCGGCTTCGGCCGTGTCACCGGACATCCGGTCGTGGTCGAGAACCTGGTCGGGGCCGGCGGCATTCCGGGCACCGCGCAGATCGTGAAGGCGCCCAAGGACGGCCTGACCCTGGGCATGGTGTCGTCCAATCACGTGATCAATCCGGGCATCTACAAGACGGTGCCGTACGACACCCTCAAGGACATCACGCCCATTGCTGTGCTGGCCACCGTGCCGCTGGTGCTGGTGGTGAACGCGGCGCTTCCGGTCAAGACCGTCAAGGAACTGCTCGACTACGCCAAATCGCACCCCGGCTCCCTCAATTACGGTTCGGCTGGCAACGGCAGCACACTGCACCTGGCCGGCGAGTTGCTGGTCAGCGAGACGGCCATCGACATGAAGCACGTGCCGTATCGCGGTACGGGTCCTCTCATCACCGATTTGATCGGTGGGCAGGTACAACTGGCCTTCGTCTCGGTGTCGCAGGTCACTCCGCAGGTCAAGGCCGGCGCATTGCGCGCGCTGGCGGTGTCCACCACGAGCCGGTCGGCTGCGTTGCCCGAGGTGCCTACGCTCGCCGAGGCGGGTGTGCCTAAATACAGCTTCGACGCCTGGATCGCACTGGTCGGGCCGTCCGGGTTGCCGAAGGCCATCGTCGATGCGGACGCAGCGGCCATGCGCACCGCGCTCGCATCACCCGAGGCGCAGAACGCGATCACGGGCCAGGGACTCATGCAGCTGGACATCGGTCCCGACGCAGCCCCTGCGTTTTTTCAGAGCGAGCTGGTCAAGCACCAGAAGCTGGTGAAGCAGTCCGGCGCCAAGCTGGACTGA
- a CDS encoding transporter, translating to MSWLTTVYFATNITASIVLTKIRYQYGLRRFADFVIPIYLLLALAHLFAQHLGSAILVRAAMGVAAAPLSSLAFLYMVQAFPAEKATYGIVLGFAGLQLGAPLSRIISEDLLQIGQWHGLHMIDAGLAILCFAAINVVRLRPMPTQQMFAKGDGIVFMLYAAANALLCVVLAQGRLAWWTDAPWLGICLAASVACFGVYAIIELQREKPLIDLRWLVTPFMLRFLGAVVLFRIVLSEQTVGAVGMMNTLGFTNDQMHPLFMWITAGTIAGFGLTLLVVPSKRFGILGDIALVLIIIGALMDSDSTTLTRPHDFYVSQTLLAAASAMFLSSALLQGFMHVIAGGMKNLISFLAVFSGGQALAGLIGQAWLSTLLVDHQRLYYAQLVERMQGSDPLVAQRLAQLGGAYASNLNDASARGAQAVVLLSQQITQQATVLAYNDLFHAVALISTLGFFVFAGVKTHRWHRARRAAPAIAAPTLPAATN from the coding sequence GTGAGCTGGCTCACGACCGTCTACTTCGCGACCAACATCACGGCTTCGATCGTGCTGACCAAGATCCGCTACCAGTACGGGCTGCGCCGCTTTGCCGACTTCGTGATCCCGATCTACCTGCTCCTGGCGCTGGCGCACCTGTTCGCGCAGCACCTCGGCTCGGCCATCCTCGTGCGCGCCGCGATGGGCGTGGCCGCGGCACCGCTCAGCAGCCTCGCCTTCCTCTACATGGTGCAGGCCTTCCCGGCCGAGAAGGCGACCTACGGGATCGTGCTCGGCTTCGCGGGCCTGCAGCTGGGGGCACCACTCTCGCGCATCATTTCCGAAGACCTGCTGCAGATCGGCCAATGGCACGGGCTGCACATGATCGATGCCGGCCTCGCCATCCTGTGCTTCGCCGCCATCAACGTCGTCCGGCTCAGGCCGATGCCGACGCAACAGATGTTCGCGAAGGGCGACGGCATCGTCTTCATGCTCTACGCGGCTGCCAACGCGCTGCTCTGCGTGGTGCTGGCGCAAGGGCGCCTCGCCTGGTGGACCGATGCGCCCTGGTTGGGCATCTGCCTCGCCGCTTCGGTGGCCTGCTTCGGGGTCTACGCGATCATCGAGCTGCAGCGGGAGAAGCCGCTGATCGACCTGCGCTGGCTCGTGACGCCGTTCATGCTCCGCTTCCTCGGTGCGGTCGTGCTCTTCCGAATCGTGCTGTCGGAGCAGACCGTCGGCGCGGTCGGCATGATGAATACGCTCGGCTTCACCAATGACCAGATGCATCCGCTCTTCATGTGGATCACGGCCGGCACGATCGCCGGCTTCGGCCTGACCTTGCTGGTGGTGCCTTCCAAGCGCTTCGGCATCCTGGGCGACATCGCGCTGGTGCTGATCATCATCGGCGCGCTGATGGACAGCGACTCGACCACCCTCACCCGACCGCACGACTTCTACGTTTCGCAGACCCTGCTGGCCGCAGCGAGCGCGATGTTCCTGAGCTCCGCGCTGCTGCAGGGCTTCATGCACGTGATCGCCGGCGGCATGAAGAACCTGATCAGCTTCCTCGCCGTCTTCAGCGGCGGACAGGCGCTCGCCGGCCTGATCGGGCAGGCGTGGCTCTCGACCTTGCTGGTCGATCATCAACGGCTCTACTACGCGCAGCTGGTCGAGCGCATGCAGGGCTCCGATCCGCTGGTCGCGCAGCGGCTCGCGCAGCTCGGCGGCGCCTATGCGTCGAACCTCAACGACGCAAGCGCGCGCGGCGCGCAGGCCGTGGTGCTGCTGAGCCAGCAGATCACGCAACAGGCCACCGTGCTGGCCTACAACGACCTCTTTCACGCGGTTGCGTTGATCTCGACGCTGGGCTTCTTCGTCTTCGCGGGCGTCAAGACCCATCGCTGGCATCGCGCACGGCGCGCCGCGCCTGCCATTGCGGCGCCGACACTGCCCGCGGCCACGAACTGA
- a CDS encoding TetR/AcrR family transcriptional regulator, which produces MASSPLPPSAIGRPRDAALDANVLRAAMELLGEGGLAAVTMDAVAQRAGAGKASLYRRWKSKDELLADALTLCSPIDVDVDTGSLRDDLVGLYAHYYGIGNHVMQAAIQEMLGNVRQHLAWVEKVAPERLTARRAKAHALIERAVARGEIHPPADMDLLLDLLPAMVLYQYNTRHQKVTRQSIARFIDGLVMPLARGGRDSAKASNG; this is translated from the coding sequence ATGGCTTCCTCACCGCTCCCGCCCTCCGCCATCGGCCGGCCGCGCGACGCGGCGCTCGATGCCAATGTGTTGCGCGCGGCGATGGAACTGCTTGGTGAAGGCGGCCTTGCCGCCGTCACCATGGACGCGGTGGCCCAGCGCGCGGGCGCAGGCAAGGCCTCGCTCTACCGGCGCTGGAAATCGAAAGACGAACTGCTCGCCGATGCGCTGACCTTGTGTTCGCCCATCGACGTCGACGTCGACACCGGCTCGCTGCGCGACGATCTGGTGGGCCTTTATGCCCACTACTACGGCATCGGCAACCACGTCATGCAAGCCGCCATCCAGGAGATGCTCGGCAATGTGCGACAGCACCTGGCCTGGGTCGAGAAGGTCGCCCCCGAGCGCCTCACGGCGCGCCGCGCCAAGGCGCACGCGCTGATCGAGCGCGCCGTGGCACGCGGTGAAATCCACCCGCCCGCCGACATGGACCTGCTGCTCGACCTGCTGCCCGCGATGGTGCTCTACCAGTACAACACGCGGCACCAGAAGGTCACGCGCCAGTCGATCGCGCGCTTCATTGACGGGCTGGTGATGCCGCTCGCGCGTGGCGGCAGGGACTCGGCGAAAGCGAGCAACGGATGA
- a CDS encoding aconitase family protein: MPASTPATIADGSLRFAPRFLFLSRSGDAVAQCLRGDTLSIAQAAPLRDDVSTDEITPIAILTHYDDKLGRYPYTGFKAGEGFPIGLDAVRNSGIEVVVAGKRYGKGSSREHSPAAEKLAGVRLVIAESFERIYRQNADNTGLFTSTDFSLIDRIAAGEAIPLDDLVAGRDALAAAILTSGGLLAFGQRFMQHITQAAVLDDARPRTLFEKIVGRHALETELTTAHARSGDGAFVRADLRFIHEYYTGMAAHLLHATFGRPLVLHEPDSIVVFEDHTSYVEESPAHVRGGLVPNVHRMIEAQRDFAAAYDLRSHRTLTEAEAALDDGSNVAGISHAMVAEHYALPGQLVVGTDSHTPHSGALGCVAFGVGTTDMANAFVTGAVRLTVPQSIRIMLNGKVPAGVTAKDIVLHLLAQQFIRAGGGVGKVFEFAGEAAAYLSTDERATLTNMTAELGGFTGIVAPDEETVRFLRERRGVDFTLEPWMRSDAGATYAETIEIDCAQVPPMVAAPGDPGHGVALADVKEAVAIDIAYGGSCTAGKREDFDHYHAVLQWAADRGLRVATGVALYLQFGTTAVRDHCIAAGYMDAFERVGARMLEPSCGACGNCGPGGSIAPSQVTVSAINRNFPGRGGPGKVWLASPPTVAASAIAGHLISFEALQRLHA, encoded by the coding sequence ATGCCAGCTTCGACGCCAGCCACCATTGCCGATGGGTCGCTGCGGTTTGCACCGCGCTTTCTCTTCCTCAGCCGCTCGGGCGATGCCGTCGCGCAGTGTTTGCGCGGCGACACCCTGTCCATCGCGCAAGCCGCACCGCTGCGCGACGACGTCTCCACCGACGAGATCACGCCGATCGCGATCCTCACGCACTACGACGACAAGCTCGGCCGCTATCCTTACACCGGCTTCAAGGCTGGCGAGGGCTTTCCGATCGGCCTCGACGCGGTTCGCAACTCAGGCATCGAGGTCGTCGTCGCCGGCAAGCGCTATGGCAAGGGCTCGTCTCGCGAGCACAGCCCGGCCGCGGAAAAGCTGGCGGGCGTGCGGCTGGTCATCGCCGAAAGCTTCGAGCGCATCTACCGGCAGAACGCCGACAACACCGGACTCTTTACCTCCACCGACTTCAGCCTGATCGATCGCATTGCAGCCGGTGAGGCGATCCCGCTCGACGATCTGGTGGCTGGCCGCGACGCGCTGGCCGCCGCCATCCTCACCAGTGGCGGATTGCTTGCCTTCGGCCAGCGCTTCATGCAGCACATCACCCAGGCTGCTGTCCTGGACGACGCCCGGCCGCGAACGCTGTTCGAGAAGATCGTGGGACGCCATGCGCTCGAAACTGAACTCACCACTGCACACGCCCGCTCGGGCGATGGCGCCTTCGTGCGCGCCGATCTGCGCTTCATCCACGAGTACTACACCGGTATGGCGGCGCACCTGCTGCATGCCACCTTCGGGCGACCGCTGGTGCTGCACGAACCCGATTCCATCGTAGTGTTTGAGGACCACACCTCCTATGTCGAAGAGAGCCCGGCGCATGTGCGCGGTGGGCTGGTGCCCAACGTCCACCGCATGATCGAGGCGCAGCGCGACTTTGCCGCTGCCTACGACCTGCGTTCGCATCGCACGCTGACGGAGGCCGAAGCGGCGCTGGACGATGGCAGCAACGTGGCCGGCATCTCGCATGCGATGGTGGCCGAGCACTACGCGTTGCCCGGGCAACTCGTGGTCGGCACGGATTCGCACACGCCGCACAGTGGCGCCCTGGGTTGCGTGGCTTTTGGTGTGGGCACCACCGACATGGCCAACGCATTTGTCACCGGCGCGGTGCGGCTGACCGTGCCGCAGTCAATTCGGATCATGCTGAACGGCAAGGTGCCGGCGGGGGTTACCGCCAAGGACATCGTGCTGCATCTGCTGGCGCAGCAATTCATTCGTGCAGGCGGTGGCGTCGGCAAGGTCTTCGAGTTCGCCGGCGAGGCGGCCGCATATCTGTCGACCGACGAGCGCGCAACGCTCACCAACATGACGGCCGAGCTGGGCGGCTTCACTGGCATCGTCGCACCCGACGAGGAGACCGTGCGCTTCCTGCGCGAGCGCCGTGGCGTTGATTTCACCCTTGAGCCCTGGATGCGCAGCGATGCTGGTGCGACGTACGCGGAGACGATCGAGATCGATTGCGCGCAGGTGCCTCCCATGGTGGCTGCGCCGGGCGATCCGGGGCATGGCGTTGCGCTTGCGGATGTGAAGGAAGCCGTGGCAATCGACATTGCATACGGTGGTTCCTGTACGGCCGGAAAGCGCGAAGATTTCGATCACTACCATGCCGTCCTTCAGTGGGCCGCAGACCGCGGTCTGCGCGTGGCAACGGGGGTCGCGCTCTACTTGCAATTCGGCACGACCGCTGTGCGCGACCACTGCATCGCGGCCGGCTACATGGACGCCTTCGAGCGCGTCGGTGCCCGCATGCTCGAGCCGTCCTGCGGTGCCTGCGGCAACTGCGGGCCGGGCGGCTCGATCGCGCCGTCGCAGGTCACCGTGAGCGCGATCAATCGCAATTTCCCTGGCCGTGGCGGGCCGGGGAAGGTCTGGCTGGCAAGCCCGCCGACGGTCGCGGCCAGCGCGATCGCTGGCCATCTGATTTCGTTCGAGGCGCTGCAGCGCCTGCATGCATAG
- a CDS encoding HlyD family secretion protein, protein MPTAPKLLRSRGTWIVLAATLVCLAMVLYAWRLPPFHTGTESTENAYVRGMVTIVAPKVDGYVAEVAVQDYMAVTAGQVLVRLDDRIYRQRLDQAQSALAAQEANLANTMQARLARQAAIGNSQAQVAGADAQLVNARAQLTRAQADFRRATPLAQDGSLSQRERDQTEAALHQAEAAVKLAEASVRQARAGQSVATQDLQSVVVNRRAVEAAVESSRAAVRLAEIDLENTQIRAPRDGHVGEVGVKLGQYVTPGTQLVAVVPQQVWVVANFKEAQTARMAPGQVAHLNVDALGGARLNGRVERISPATGSEFSVIKQDNATGNFTKIPQRLSVRIAVDPDQAPASRLRPGMSVVVSVDTRSGHAVAPRGDGTEVGLR, encoded by the coding sequence ATGCCCACAGCCCCGAAACTTCTTCGCTCCCGCGGCACGTGGATCGTGCTCGCGGCCACCCTCGTCTGCCTGGCGATGGTCTTGTACGCGTGGCGACTGCCGCCCTTCCACACCGGCACCGAGAGCACCGAAAACGCCTATGTGCGAGGCATGGTCACCATCGTGGCACCCAAGGTCGACGGCTACGTCGCCGAGGTCGCAGTGCAGGACTACATGGCCGTCACCGCGGGGCAGGTGCTGGTGAGGCTCGACGATCGCATCTACCGCCAGAGGCTCGACCAGGCGCAGAGCGCGCTGGCGGCGCAAGAGGCGAACCTCGCCAACACGATGCAGGCGCGGCTCGCGCGGCAGGCCGCGATCGGCAATTCGCAGGCGCAGGTCGCCGGTGCCGACGCCCAGTTGGTCAATGCGCGGGCCCAACTGACGCGCGCGCAAGCCGACTTTCGGCGCGCCACGCCGCTCGCGCAGGACGGTTCGCTGTCGCAGCGCGAACGCGACCAGACCGAAGCAGCCTTGCACCAGGCCGAGGCAGCGGTCAAGCTCGCCGAGGCGTCGGTGCGCCAGGCCCGCGCCGGGCAATCGGTCGCCACGCAAGACCTGCAGAGCGTGGTCGTCAACCGGCGCGCCGTCGAGGCGGCCGTCGAATCGTCTCGCGCGGCCGTCAGGCTGGCCGAGATCGACCTCGAGAACACGCAGATCCGGGCACCGCGCGATGGCCACGTCGGCGAGGTCGGCGTCAAGCTCGGCCAGTACGTGACGCCCGGTACTCAGTTGGTGGCGGTGGTGCCGCAGCAGGTCTGGGTGGTGGCCAATTTCAAGGAGGCGCAGACTGCGCGCATGGCGCCGGGACAGGTCGCGCACCTCAACGTCGACGCGCTCGGTGGCGCGCGGCTCAACGGGCGCGTCGAACGGATATCGCCCGCGACCGGCTCCGAGTTCAGCGTCATCAAGCAGGACAACGCGACCGGCAACTTCACCAAGATCCCGCAGCGCCTGTCGGTGCGCATTGCGGTCGACCCCGACCAAGCGCCCGCCAGCCGACTGCGGCCCGGCATGTCGGTCGTCGTCAGCGTCGACACGCGCTCCGGCCACGCCGTGGCGCCGCGCGGCGACGGAACGGAAGTGGGGCTGCGATGA
- a CDS encoding efflux transporter outer membrane subunit — MSAAKRRCAGAFPIAIALGLALQACSTVPAGKPALPAAIPEAWQGSAGRAADAPPAPGIDAAWWKLLGDPVLDSLVQRALDHNDDLRAAAARVAEARALAEAQRSAALPTLDFGVGASRGQSISAATGNPYLANVLQPQFQAAYEVDLWGRIAELGRAADAQFVASQAARDSAALSVAATTASSYINLLGLDARLEVARRTLAARESALELARSRQQRGYSSALETQTSEAEYRATAQAIPQLLLAIRRQEHALGVLTGAAPGAIARGATLTQLSMPPLPDAGLPSDLLRRRPDLASAEAQLVASDAQLAASRAQLLPSLRLSASLGSVSSTALVGDPSRLWSLGGSVLAPIFEGGRLRAQVRAADARREQALANYEKAVLTGFSEVEDQLAAIQELGRQTTEAEAQRRALQEAVRVASNRYREGYASHLDELDARRNLFGAEQTVLQLRADSLTAQVGLYRALGGGWHDKGGA; from the coding sequence ATGAGCGCAGCAAAGCGTCGTTGCGCAGGCGCTTTTCCGATCGCGATAGCGCTCGGCCTGGCGCTCCAGGCGTGCAGCACGGTGCCCGCGGGGAAGCCTGCGCTGCCCGCCGCAATCCCGGAAGCATGGCAAGGCTCCGCGGGTCGCGCTGCGGACGCGCCGCCCGCTCCCGGCATCGACGCCGCGTGGTGGAAGCTGCTCGGCGACCCGGTGCTCGACAGCCTCGTGCAGCGCGCGCTCGACCACAACGACGACCTTCGCGCGGCCGCGGCCCGGGTGGCCGAAGCGCGCGCGCTCGCGGAGGCACAGCGTTCGGCGGCCTTGCCCACGCTGGACTTCGGGGTAGGTGCTTCACGCGGGCAGAGCATCAGCGCGGCGACCGGCAATCCCTACCTGGCCAACGTCCTGCAGCCGCAGTTCCAGGCCGCCTACGAAGTCGACCTTTGGGGCCGCATCGCCGAGCTCGGCCGAGCTGCCGATGCGCAGTTCGTCGCCAGCCAGGCCGCCCGCGACAGCGCCGCTCTCAGCGTGGCCGCGACCACCGCATCCAGCTACATCAACCTGCTCGGGCTCGATGCGCGGCTGGAGGTGGCGCGGCGCACGCTCGCCGCGCGGGAATCGGCGCTGGAGCTGGCACGTTCGCGCCAGCAGCGCGGCTACAGCTCTGCACTCGAGACGCAGACCAGCGAAGCCGAATACCGCGCCACCGCGCAAGCGATCCCGCAACTCTTGCTGGCGATCCGCCGGCAGGAACATGCGCTGGGCGTGCTGACCGGCGCTGCGCCGGGGGCCATCGCGCGAGGCGCCACGCTCACGCAGCTGAGCATGCCGCCTCTGCCGGATGCGGGCCTGCCGTCCGACCTGCTCCGGCGTCGGCCGGACCTCGCAAGCGCCGAAGCCCAGCTCGTCGCCAGCGATGCACAGCTGGCGGCATCGCGTGCGCAGTTGCTGCCGTCGCTGCGACTCTCGGCCTCGCTCGGCAGCGTCAGCTCCACCGCGCTCGTCGGCGACCCATCCAGGCTCTGGAGCCTCGGCGGCAGCGTGCTGGCGCCGATCTTCGAAGGCGGCCGGCTGCGGGCGCAGGTCCGGGCCGCCGACGCGCGGCGCGAACAGGCGCTGGCGAACTACGAGAAGGCCGTCCTGACCGGCTTCTCGGAGGTCGAGGATCAATTGGCCGCCATCCAGGAGCTAGGCCGTCAAACGACCGAGGCCGAGGCGCAACGCCGAGCCTTGCAGGAAGCGGTACGCGTGGCGTCGAACCGCTACCGCGAAGGCTACGCGTCGCACCTGGACGAACTCGACGCGCGGCGCAACCTGTTCGGCGCCGAGCAGACCGTGCTGCAGTTGCGTGCCGACAGCCTGACGGCGCAGGTCGGGCTCTACCGCGCCTTGGGCGGCGGCTGGCACGACAAGGGGGGCGCCTGA
- the rraA gene encoding ribonuclease E activity regulator RraA, whose translation MSMTVFKTADLCDLHRDEVQVCHAPLVGFGGRSRLTGRIATVETFEDAALVRRVLEEPADGRVLIVDGGGSRRAALLGDKMTLLAITNGWQGVVIHGAVRDVETLCRMDIAVFALNAVPARSGSIGRGTIGNQLNFGDASFVRDHYCYCDRDGLVLSRRSLLP comes from the coding sequence ATGAGCATGACCGTCTTCAAGACTGCGGACCTCTGTGATCTGCACCGCGATGAGGTGCAGGTTTGCCATGCACCATTGGTCGGCTTTGGCGGCAGATCCCGGTTGACCGGGCGAATCGCCACGGTCGAGACTTTCGAGGACGCGGCCCTCGTGAGACGTGTGCTCGAAGAACCTGCCGACGGCCGCGTGCTCATCGTTGACGGCGGCGGCTCCCGCCGGGCCGCTTTGCTCGGGGACAAGATGACACTGCTCGCCATCACCAATGGCTGGCAAGGCGTGGTGATCCACGGCGCGGTACGCGACGTGGAAACGCTTTGTCGAATGGACATCGCAGTGTTCGCGCTGAACGCGGTCCCCGCTCGCAGCGGCAGCATAGGACGCGGCACCATCGGGAACCAGCTCAATTTCGGCGATGCCAGCTTTGTGCGCGACCACTATTGCTATTGCGATCGCGATGGGTTGGTACTTTCTCGACGCAGCTTATTGCCGTAG